Proteins co-encoded in one Capsicum annuum cultivar UCD-10X-F1 chromosome 9, UCD10Xv1.1, whole genome shotgun sequence genomic window:
- the LOC107842976 gene encoding short-chain dehydrogenase TIC 32 B, chloroplastic isoform X1, with protein sequence MLRSITGKPGPSGFGSASTAEQVTHGIDGSNLTAIVTGGASGIGLETARVLAMRNVHVIIAARNMEAANEAKQRIVKDNKAARVDVEKLDLSSIRSVKAFADNFKALNIPLNILINNAGIMFCPFQLSEDGIELQFATNHLGHFYLTNLLLDNMKETAKSSGIEGRIVNLSSVAHICPYKGGIRFHKINHKSSYQNKLAYGQSKLANILHANELSRHLQEEGANITVNSVHPGLIMTSLMRHSALLMRIFRAFTCFLWKNVPQGAATTSYVALHPSLKGVTGKYYFDCNEHKPTKQARDEALAKNLWDFSNNLVNASLKT encoded by the exons atgttGAGGTCGATTACAGGTAAACCAGGTCCAAGTGGTTTTGGATCAGCTTCTACAGCTGAACAAGTTACTCATGGCATTGATGGCTCCAACCTCACAGCCATTGTTACAG gAGGCGCGAGTGGCATTGGTTTGGAAACAGCAAGAGTTTTAGCAATGAGGAATGTTCATGTCATCATTGCAGCTAGAAACATGGAGGCTGCGAACGAGGCAAAACAGCGTATTGTCAAGGACAACAAAGCTGCTCGTGTCGATGTTGAGAAACTTGACCTGAGCTCAATTAGATCTGTCAAGGCATTTGCTGATAATTTCAAAGCACTTAACATTCCACTCAACATCTTAAT AAACAATGCAGGTATTATGTTCTGCCCATTCCAGCTATCAGAAGATGGCATAGAGCTGCAATTCGCGACAAATCATCTAG GTCACTTCTACTTGACTAATCTTCTTCTTGACAACATGAAGGAAACTGCAAAATCTAGTGGTATCGAGGGTAGAATTGTTAACTTGTCATCAGTAGCTCACATCTGCCCTTACAAAGGCGGGATAAGATTTCACAAGATCAATCACAAGAGCAG TTATCAAAACAAACTAGCTTATGGGCAATCCAAATTAGCCAACATATTACATGCCAATGAACTTTCTCGCCACTTGCAG GAAGAGGGAGCAAATATAACTGTAAACTCAGTGCATCCTGGTTTAATAATGACTTCCCTCATGAGGCATTCTGCTCTTTTGATGA GAATCTTTAGGGCTTTCACTTGTTTCCTATGGAAGAATGTCCCTCAG GGGGCAGCTACAACAAGTTATGTTGCACTTCATCCCAGTCTAAAAGGGGTGACTGGAAAGTACTACTTTGACTGCAATGAGCACAAGCCAACCAAGCAAGCACGAGACGAAGCTTTAGCAAAAAACCTTTGGGATTTCAGCAACAACTTGGTTAATGCATCTCTAAAGACTTGA
- the LOC107842976 gene encoding short-chain dehydrogenase TIC 32 B, chloroplastic isoform X2, with amino-acid sequence MLRSITGKPGPSGFGSASTAEQVTHGIDGSNLTAIVTGGASGIGLETARVLAMRNVHVIIAARNMEAANEAKQRIVKDNKAARVDVEKLDLSSIRSVKAFADNFKALNIPLNILINNAGIMFCPFQLSEDGIELQFATNHLGHFYLTNLLLDNMKETAKSSGIEGRIVNLSSVAHICPYKGGIRFHKINHKSSYQNKLAYGQSKLANILHANELSRHLQEEGANITVNSVHPGLIMTSLMRHSALLMSRYSILLNIYQILAQREIFFFNNCLDFLCQESLGLSLVSYGRMSLRGQLQQVMLHFIPV; translated from the exons atgttGAGGTCGATTACAGGTAAACCAGGTCCAAGTGGTTTTGGATCAGCTTCTACAGCTGAACAAGTTACTCATGGCATTGATGGCTCCAACCTCACAGCCATTGTTACAG gAGGCGCGAGTGGCATTGGTTTGGAAACAGCAAGAGTTTTAGCAATGAGGAATGTTCATGTCATCATTGCAGCTAGAAACATGGAGGCTGCGAACGAGGCAAAACAGCGTATTGTCAAGGACAACAAAGCTGCTCGTGTCGATGTTGAGAAACTTGACCTGAGCTCAATTAGATCTGTCAAGGCATTTGCTGATAATTTCAAAGCACTTAACATTCCACTCAACATCTTAAT AAACAATGCAGGTATTATGTTCTGCCCATTCCAGCTATCAGAAGATGGCATAGAGCTGCAATTCGCGACAAATCATCTAG GTCACTTCTACTTGACTAATCTTCTTCTTGACAACATGAAGGAAACTGCAAAATCTAGTGGTATCGAGGGTAGAATTGTTAACTTGTCATCAGTAGCTCACATCTGCCCTTACAAAGGCGGGATAAGATTTCACAAGATCAATCACAAGAGCAG TTATCAAAACAAACTAGCTTATGGGCAATCCAAATTAGCCAACATATTACATGCCAATGAACTTTCTCGCCACTTGCAG GAAGAGGGAGCAAATATAACTGTAAACTCAGTGCATCCTGGTTTAATAATGACTTCCCTCATGAGGCATTCTGCTCTTTTGATGAGTAG GTATTCTATATTATTAAACATTTACCAAATATTAGCTCAaagggagatttttttttttaataattgctTGGATTTTCTTTGTCAGGAATCTTTAGGGCTTTCACTTGTTTCCTATGGAAGAATGTCCCTCAG GGGGCAGCTACAACAAGTTATGTTGCACTTCATCCCAGTCTAA
- the LOC107842976 gene encoding short-chain dehydrogenase TIC 32 B, chloroplastic isoform X3 — translation MLRSITGKPGPSGFGSASTAEQVTHGIDGSNLTAIVTGGASGIGLETARVLAMRNVHVIIAARNMEAANEAKQRIVKDNKAARVDVEKLDLSSIRSVKAFADNFKALNIPLNILINNAGIMFCPFQLSEDGIELQFATNHLGHFYLTNLLLDNMKETAKSSGIEGRIVNLSSVAHICPYKGGIRFHKINHKSSYQNKLAYGQSKLANILHANELSRHLQEEGANITVNSVHPGLIMTSLMRHSALLMSRNL, via the exons atgttGAGGTCGATTACAGGTAAACCAGGTCCAAGTGGTTTTGGATCAGCTTCTACAGCTGAACAAGTTACTCATGGCATTGATGGCTCCAACCTCACAGCCATTGTTACAG gAGGCGCGAGTGGCATTGGTTTGGAAACAGCAAGAGTTTTAGCAATGAGGAATGTTCATGTCATCATTGCAGCTAGAAACATGGAGGCTGCGAACGAGGCAAAACAGCGTATTGTCAAGGACAACAAAGCTGCTCGTGTCGATGTTGAGAAACTTGACCTGAGCTCAATTAGATCTGTCAAGGCATTTGCTGATAATTTCAAAGCACTTAACATTCCACTCAACATCTTAAT AAACAATGCAGGTATTATGTTCTGCCCATTCCAGCTATCAGAAGATGGCATAGAGCTGCAATTCGCGACAAATCATCTAG GTCACTTCTACTTGACTAATCTTCTTCTTGACAACATGAAGGAAACTGCAAAATCTAGTGGTATCGAGGGTAGAATTGTTAACTTGTCATCAGTAGCTCACATCTGCCCTTACAAAGGCGGGATAAGATTTCACAAGATCAATCACAAGAGCAG TTATCAAAACAAACTAGCTTATGGGCAATCCAAATTAGCCAACATATTACATGCCAATGAACTTTCTCGCCACTTGCAG GAAGAGGGAGCAAATATAACTGTAAACTCAGTGCATCCTGGTTTAATAATGACTTCCCTCATGAGGCATTCTGCTCTTTTGATGAGTAG GAATCTTTAG